Proteins found in one Buchnera aphidicola (Hyadaphis tataricae) genomic segment:
- the rpmE gene encoding 50S ribosomal protein L31: MKKKIHPRYSKIMATCSCGNKIEIFSTISHDLNLDICSKCHPFYTGTQRIIDTGGRVERFKKRFNF; this comes from the coding sequence ATGAAAAAGAAAATTCATCCTCGTTACTCTAAAATAATGGCTACTTGTTCTTGTGGAAATAAAATTGAAATTTTTTCCACGATTAGTCATGATCTAAATTTAGACATATGTTCTAAATGTCACCCATTTTATACAGGAACTCAAAGAATTATTGATACCGGAGGACGCGTTGAAAGATTTAAAAAACGTTTTAATTTTTAA
- the hslV gene encoding ATP-dependent protease subunit HslV has product MTTILSVRLKDKVVIGGDGQATLGNTIMKSNVKKIRSLYHEKVIAGFAGGTADAFTLFEMFEKKLALYQGQLQRAAIELAKDWRSDRNLRKLEALLAVADKETSLIITGNGDVIQPEDDLIAIGSGGSYAQSSARALINNTDLNANQIVEKSLTIAANICIYTNHVFTIKELFSEK; this is encoded by the coding sequence GTGACCACAATATTAAGTGTAAGACTAAAAGATAAAGTAGTGATCGGAGGTGATGGACAAGCAACTTTAGGCAATACGATTATGAAAAGTAATGTTAAAAAGATTAGATCTCTTTATCATGAAAAAGTAATTGCTGGTTTTGCAGGAGGCACAGCTGATGCTTTTACTTTATTTGAAATGTTTGAAAAAAAATTAGCTTTATATCAGGGTCAATTACAAAGAGCTGCTATTGAATTAGCCAAAGATTGGAGATCTGATAGAAATCTAAGAAAGCTAGAAGCATTATTGGCGGTTGCTGATAAAGAAACCTCATTAATAATTACAGGAAATGGCGATGTAATACAACCTGAAGATGATTTAATAGCTATAGGATCAGGAGGATCTTATGCACAATCTTCTGCTCGAGCATTGATCAATAATACTGATTTAAATGCAAATCAAATTGTAGAAAAATCATTAACTATTGCTGCAAATATTTGTATTTACACCAATCATGTATTTACTATTAAAGAATTATTTTCAGAAAAATAA
- the hslU gene encoding HslU--HslV peptidase ATPase subunit, which yields MSAMTPPQIVSELDKFIIGQEKAKRAVSIALRNRWRRMQLSTELRHEITPKNILMIGPTGVGKTEIARRLAKLADSPFIKVEATKFTEVGYVGKEVDSIIRDLTDAAIKMIRIKNIEKNKTRVEEIVEEKILDVLVPRPKENWTEKEKNESLLNTIQKFRKKLREGVLDDKEIEINVLTTTMGIEIMAPPGMEELTSQLQSLFQNLGGQKKNSRRLKIKDAIILLKEEEAAKLINQEEIKKEAIHAVEQNGIVFIDEIDKICKRGDTSGPDVSREGVQRDLLPLIEGCTVSTKHGMVKTDHILFVASGAFQTSTPSDLIPELQGRLPIKVELQALTIDDFEKILTEPRASITAQYKALMATEGVNINFTQEGIRNIAEAAWKVNESMENIGARRLHTILEKLMEDISFNANKNTGKTIEINADYVGKHLNQLISNEDLSRFIL from the coding sequence ATGTCTGCAATGACTCCTCCTCAAATTGTTTCTGAACTTGACAAATTCATCATAGGTCAAGAAAAAGCAAAAAGAGCAGTATCTATCGCATTAAGAAATCGTTGGCGTCGTATGCAATTAAGCACTGAACTACGTCACGAAATTACTCCTAAAAATATTTTAATGATTGGTCCTACTGGAGTGGGTAAAACAGAAATTGCTAGACGTTTGGCTAAATTAGCTGATTCTCCTTTTATTAAAGTAGAAGCAACAAAATTTACTGAAGTAGGATATGTAGGAAAAGAAGTTGATTCAATTATTCGAGATTTAACTGATGCTGCAATAAAAATGATTCGTATTAAAAATATTGAAAAAAATAAAACGCGAGTTGAAGAAATTGTAGAAGAAAAAATACTAGATGTACTAGTTCCAAGACCTAAAGAAAATTGGACAGAAAAAGAAAAAAATGAAAGTCTCTTAAATACCATTCAAAAATTTCGAAAAAAATTAAGAGAAGGTGTTTTAGATGACAAAGAAATAGAAATCAATGTATTAACTACTACAATGGGCATTGAAATTATGGCTCCTCCCGGAATGGAAGAGTTAACTAGTCAATTACAATCATTGTTTCAAAATTTAGGAGGACAAAAGAAAAATAGCAGAAGGTTAAAAATTAAAGATGCAATCATATTATTAAAAGAAGAAGAAGCTGCAAAATTAATCAATCAAGAAGAAATCAAAAAAGAAGCTATACACGCAGTCGAACAAAATGGAATAGTATTTATTGATGAAATTGATAAAATATGTAAACGAGGCGATACTTCAGGACCAGATGTTTCTCGAGAAGGAGTTCAAAGAGATTTACTGCCATTAATAGAAGGCTGTACAGTATCTACCAAACATGGTATGGTTAAAACAGATCATATTTTATTTGTTGCATCTGGAGCATTTCAAACTTCTACTCCTTCCGATTTAATTCCTGAATTGCAAGGACGCCTTCCAATAAAAGTCGAATTACAAGCGCTTACAATTGATGATTTTGAAAAAATTTTAACTGAACCAAGAGCATCTATTACCGCACAATATAAAGCACTGATGGCAACTGAGGGCGTCAATATTAATTTTACTCAAGAAGGAATACGAAATATTGCGGAAGCAGCTTGGAAAGTAAACGAATCCATGGAAAATATTGGGGCTCGTCGATTACATACTATATTAGAAAAACTTATGGAAGATATATCTTTTAATGCGAATAAAAATACAGGTAAAACCATTGAAATTAATGCGGATTACGTAGGAAAACATTTAAATCAATTAATATCCAATGAAGACCTGAGTCGTTTTATTTTATAA
- a CDS encoding Hsp20 family protein, translating to MSYRSLSFIPNFNDHNIFSNRFNQIDKMFSTLTGEKPISDTPSYNLFQKNEIEYQLIVSVPGYKEEELDIAVHNNQLSIQGKKRSQNNNKNISKRLHQGILFNDFSMSFNLEYKITVKKAELSLGLLKLDFKCDIPKEEQPQKVFINISNETKKIDNQ from the coding sequence ATGTCTTATCGTTCACTTTCATTCATCCCTAATTTTAATGATCATAATATTTTTTCAAATAGATTTAATCAAATCGATAAAATGTTCAGCACATTAACAGGAGAAAAACCAATATCTGATACTCCTTCTTACAATCTATTTCAAAAAAATGAAATAGAATATCAATTAATAGTTAGTGTGCCTGGATATAAAGAAGAAGAATTAGATATCGCTGTACACAATAATCAACTCTCTATTCAAGGAAAAAAACGTTCTCAAAATAACAATAAAAATATTTCAAAACGGTTACATCAGGGTATATTATTTAACGATTTTTCTATGAGCTTTAACTTAGAATATAAAATAACAGTAAAAAAAGCAGAACTATCTTTAGGTTTATTAAAATTAGATTTTAAATGTGATATTCCAAAAGAAGAACAACCTCAAAAAGTTTTTATAAATATTTCAAACGAAACTAAAAAAATTGACAATCAATAA
- a CDS encoding FAD-binding oxidoreductase, whose protein sequence is MNPWIDAKVLTIKKWTKNLFSLVLQAPISSFRAGQFTKLAVYDKINKKKIQRAYSYLNSPNQKNLEFYIVRIENGYLSNMLYNLKKEDTILIKKNAFGFFTMDEVPSNEILWMFATGTGIGPYLSILQEGKNLEKFKNIVLIHAVRYQHELIYLPLMQRLHKQYNGKLKIQTITSREKNQYSLYGRIPMLLMHKTLEQSLNLTISTENSHIMLCGNPLMIKDTYFFLKNHKNMQKHFRRKAGNITIENYW, encoded by the coding sequence ATGAACCCATGGATTGATGCAAAAGTATTAACAATTAAAAAATGGACTAAAAATTTATTTAGTCTTGTTTTACAAGCTCCTATCAGTTCTTTTCGTGCAGGACAATTTACTAAATTAGCCGTATATGATAAGATCAATAAGAAAAAGATTCAAAGAGCGTATTCATATCTTAATTCTCCTAATCAAAAAAACTTAGAATTCTATATTGTTCGTATAGAAAATGGATATTTAAGTAATATGTTATACAATTTAAAAAAAGAAGATACAATACTGATCAAAAAAAATGCATTTGGTTTTTTTACAATGGATGAAGTACCGAGTAATGAAATATTATGGATGTTTGCAACAGGAACAGGAATAGGTCCATATTTATCCATCTTACAAGAAGGAAAAAATCTAGAAAAATTCAAAAATATCGTATTAATACATGCTGTACGGTACCAACATGAATTAATTTATCTTCCTTTAATGCAACGACTGCATAAACAATACAATGGAAAATTAAAAATTCAAACTATTACCAGTAGAGAAAAAAATCAATATTCTCTTTATGGTAGAATTCCAATGCTATTGATGCATAAAACATTAGAACAATCTCTCAACTTAACAATAAGTACTGAAAATTCGCACATAATGCTATGCGGCAATCCATTGATGATTAAAGATACATATTTTTTTCTAAAAAATCATAAAAATATGCAAAAACATTTTCGTCGTAAAGCAGGAAACATTACAATAGAAAATTACTGGTAA
- the epmA gene encoding elongation factor P--(R)-beta-lysine ligase yields MNKKMSWKPNASIKNLIARSKIISQIRLFFLQKNVMEVETPMLSKSTVTDVNLSPFQTDFLSLNQNDMLKLWLITSPEYHMKRLLASTSGPIYQICHCFRNQEVGRYHNPEFTMLEWYQPFFSMKKFIKEIDHFLQTIFDFHESEQMSYQDIFLKVFDIDPLCTNILELRTIFKKLKLDYLIHNEHHVNELIQTLFTLEIEPNLGKKKPIFIYHFPAEQACLANINSKDSRISERFEFFFKGIELGNGFYELTDVDEQKKRFMQDNKKRASMNLPVRKIDNLLLDALSSGLPYCSGVAIGLDRLMMLLLKEKNINEVISFAIDRC; encoded by the coding sequence ATGAACAAAAAAATGTCATGGAAACCTAACGCATCTATTAAAAATCTCATTGCACGATCAAAAATTATTTCTCAAATTCGTTTGTTTTTTCTGCAAAAAAATGTTATGGAAGTAGAAACACCGATGTTATCTAAATCTACTGTGACCGATGTAAATTTATCTCCATTTCAAACAGACTTTCTGTCATTAAACCAAAATGACATGTTAAAATTATGGCTAATTACAAGTCCAGAGTATCATATGAAACGTTTATTAGCATCAACAAGTGGACCAATATATCAAATTTGCCATTGTTTTAGAAATCAAGAAGTGGGTCGATATCATAATCCAGAATTCACTATGTTAGAATGGTATCAACCGTTTTTTTCAATGAAAAAATTTATCAAAGAAATAGATCATTTTCTTCAAACTATTTTTGATTTTCATGAATCAGAACAAATGTCTTATCAAGATATATTTTTAAAAGTATTTGATATAGATCCTCTATGTACTAATATATTAGAATTGCGCACAATTTTTAAAAAATTAAAATTAGATTATTTAATACATAACGAACATCATGTAAACGAATTAATACAAACATTATTTACCTTAGAAATAGAACCTAATCTTGGAAAAAAAAAGCCTATATTTATTTATCATTTTCCTGCAGAACAAGCATGTCTTGCGAATATTAATTCAAAAGATTCACGTATTTCAGAGCGATTTGAGTTTTTTTTTAAAGGAATAGAATTAGGAAATGGATTTTATGAACTGACTGATGTTGATGAACAAAAAAAACGCTTTATGCAAGATAACAAAAAACGTGCTTCCATGAATTTACCGGTGCGAAAAATAGATAATTTGCTTCTTGATGCGTTATCATCTGGGCTTCCTTATTGTTCTGGTGTTGCCATAGGTTTAGATAGGTTAATGATGTTATTGTTAAAAGAAAAAAACATCAATGAAGTGATCTCTTTTGCAATCGATCGTTGTTAA
- the coaD gene encoding pantetheine-phosphate adenylyltransferase: MNKTAIYPGTFDPITYGHLDIITRSTKIFDNIIIAISNNLIKKPVFDLKERIELTRVATLHLKNVKKILGFNNLLANLAKKEKTNILIRGVRTIFDFDHETKLAEINKQIYPELDSVFFLSSKEVSFISSSFVKEIAKYKGDTKPYLPKEVHYALLKKLKYAT, translated from the coding sequence ATGAATAAAACTGCAATCTACCCCGGTACGTTCGACCCGATTACTTATGGTCACTTAGATATTATAACACGATCGACAAAAATATTTGATAACATAATTATTGCTATTTCTAATAATTTAATAAAAAAACCTGTCTTTGATTTAAAAGAACGAATAGAATTAACTCGCGTTGCTACGTTGCACCTGAAAAATGTAAAAAAAATACTTGGATTTAATAATCTACTTGCAAATTTAGCAAAAAAAGAAAAAACAAATATTTTAATCAGAGGAGTTCGTACAATATTTGATTTTGATCATGAAACAAAATTAGCAGAAATAAATAAACAAATTTATCCAGAATTAGATAGCGTTTTTTTTCTTTCTTCTAAAGAAGTATCTTTCATATCTTCATCTTTTGTTAAAGAAATTGCCAAATATAAGGGTGATACAAAACCATATCTTCCTAAAGAGGTGCATTATGCATTATTAAAAAAACTTAAATATGCGACATAA
- a CDS encoding class I SAM-dependent methyltransferase, with the protein MKIYLSLQSYNQRLYKLINSYKLQHNSNSAISLIVNDDTLALYDREHPIQKAIIIDFTSKIHHYRYLNKNKKKEMLSKAIGIKQSYFPFVVDATAGLGNDAFLLAFLGCRVCMIERHPVIAALLQDGLYRGCQDKNIGHWLKKRLYLIFHDSCNVLKNFKPDVIYLDPMYPINTKTALPKKNMQIFRKLIKHDNNFEKLLIISRRVAKNRVVVKRPHYAKCFLENQINFTISGKTHRFDIYNPV; encoded by the coding sequence ATGAAAATCTATTTATCATTGCAATCTTATAACCAAAGGTTATATAAATTAATTAATTCATATAAATTACAACATAATAGTAATAGTGCTATATCTTTAATTGTTAATGATGATACACTAGCATTATATGATCGAGAACATCCGATACAAAAAGCTATAATAATTGATTTTACTTCAAAAATACATCATTACAGATATTTAAACAAAAACAAGAAAAAAGAAATGTTGTCTAAAGCAATAGGAATAAAACAATCTTATTTTCCATTTGTTGTAGATGCAACTGCGGGATTAGGAAATGATGCTTTTTTGCTTGCATTCTTAGGTTGTCGTGTTTGCATGATAGAACGACATCCTGTCATTGCTGCTTTATTGCAAGATGGATTATACAGAGGATGTCAAGATAAAAACATAGGGCATTGGTTGAAAAAAAGATTATATCTAATTTTTCATGATAGTTGTAATGTTTTAAAAAACTTTAAACCGGATGTCATTTATTTAGATCCTATGTATCCTATCAATACGAAAACGGCTTTGCCGAAAAAAAATATGCAAATATTTAGAAAATTAATCAAACATGATAATAATTTTGAAAAATTATTAATTATTTCTAGAAGAGTAGCAAAAAATAGAGTAGTTGTAAAACGTCCTCATTATGCAAAGTGTTTTCTTGAAAATCAAATAAATTTTACAATTTCAGGAAAAACTCATCGTTTTGATATATACAATCCTGTTTAA
- a CDS encoding inorganic phosphate transporter, with amino-acid sequence MLHLFAYSDLNHSLFVFLALFFVLFYEAINGFHDTANAVSTLIYTRALPSNIAVITSGIFNFLGVIFGGLTVAYAIVHLLPNELLLNSTSNQALAMIFSILLASIIWNLSTWYFCLPASSSHSLIGAIIGIGLTHAITTDTSLIHALNIPKMTNIFMSLVLSPIIGLIIAGSLVFLLRYYANNINKKLHRLHMTPLEREKVDGKRKPPFLIRTALILSSIGVSYAHGANDGQKGIGLIMLVLIGILPSAFLINLNSNQYEIITTKNAINNLEKYYLKHHEHIADHSNHNKIINTSICSTYLYDFKKNIKKTKTLLNNVLDYNVLNTQKKIELRHLLLYFSDSIDQIINTDHISLQEKYFLLNNKQDILKTIEYAPIWIILIVAIALSMGTMIGWKRIVITIGEKIGKKRMTYAQAMSAQITASCSIGIASYTGIPVSTTHILASSVAGTMLIDGDGIQINTIKNIILAWLLTLPVSIFLSSFLYWIILSFI; translated from the coding sequence ATGCTACATTTATTTGCTTATTCCGATTTGAATCATAGTTTATTTGTTTTTTTAGCATTATTTTTTGTTTTATTTTATGAAGCTATTAATGGTTTTCATGATACCGCTAATGCAGTATCAACTTTAATATATACTCGAGCTCTACCTTCCAATATTGCAGTCATTACATCTGGTATATTCAATTTTTTAGGCGTCATATTTGGAGGTTTAACTGTTGCCTATGCGATTGTACATTTGTTACCAAATGAACTGCTCTTAAATAGTACATCAAATCAAGCTCTTGCTATGATTTTTTCTATTTTATTAGCATCTATAATATGGAATTTATCTACTTGGTATTTCTGTCTTCCTGCATCTAGTTCACATTCGTTGATTGGAGCTATTATCGGAATAGGACTGACTCATGCAATAACTACGGATACATCTTTAATTCATGCATTGAATATACCAAAAATGACAAATATTTTTATGTCTCTTGTTCTCTCGCCAATTATTGGTTTAATTATAGCTGGAAGTTTGGTTTTTTTATTAAGATATTATGCAAATAACATCAATAAAAAACTTCATCGTCTTCATATGACACCTTTAGAACGAGAAAAAGTTGATGGCAAAAGAAAACCACCATTTTTAATTCGAACGGCATTAATTTTATCATCTATTGGCGTTAGTTATGCACATGGTGCAAACGATGGACAGAAAGGCATCGGATTAATTATGTTAGTATTAATAGGTATACTTCCTTCTGCTTTTTTAATAAATTTGAATTCTAATCAATATGAAATTATTACCACAAAAAATGCAATTAATAATTTAGAAAAATACTATTTAAAGCATCACGAACACATCGCTGATCATAGTAACCACAACAAAATCATTAATACTTCTATTTGCTCTACTTACTTATATGATTTTAAAAAAAATATTAAAAAAACCAAAACGTTATTGAATAATGTATTAGATTACAATGTATTAAATACCCAAAAAAAAATAGAATTACGTCATTTATTATTGTATTTTTCAGATTCAATTGATCAAATCATTAATACTGATCATATCAGTTTACAAGAAAAATATTTTTTATTGAATAATAAACAAGATATATTAAAAACTATTGAATATGCACCAATATGGATTATTTTAATTGTCGCCATTGCTTTATCAATGGGAACAATGATAGGTTGGAAAAGAATAGTTATTACTATTGGTGAAAAAATAGGGAAAAAACGAATGACATACGCACAAGCTATGTCAGCACAAATCACAGCTTCATGTTCTATTGGTATAGCAAGTTATACAGGCATACCAGTGTCTACTACGCACATTCTTGCATCTTCTGTAGCTGGTACCATGTTGATTGATGGCGATGGTATTCAAATAAATACTATAAAGAACATTATATTAGCATGGCTTTTAACTCTACCTGTATCTATTTTTTTATCAAGTTTTTTATATTGGATAATATTATCCTTTATATAA
- a CDS encoding MFS transporter, translating to MLSHDTKTILKKKEYIKKNTKEFNQVILALFSGGFATFSILYCVQSILPIFSKQFNLTPAESSLSLSAATGMMALGMLFTASLSDVIGRKLLMSTCLFIAAMLTIICSMMSSWTAIVLCRALTGLALSGVVAVAMTYISEEIHPNSLSFCMGLYISGNTIGGFTGRFLSSILVEQFSWNIALVVVGIFSFISSCFFLYFLPSSKNFYSISINFQKFFNRFYLNLKNCQLFILFVIGFIIMGSFVTIFNYIGYRLMLEPFFLCQSNIGLLSSIYLTGVYSSPKAGILIKKYYRKSILIMSLILMLFGLSITQYDQLWIIIVGLIVFSSGFFASHSIASSWIGAHTKIAKAQATSLYLFFYYLGSSIFGTFGGVFWMYSKWYGISMFITTVLLLGILLSCRLKNNNLT from the coding sequence ATGTTATCACATGATACAAAAACAATATTAAAAAAAAAAGAATATATAAAAAAAAATACAAAAGAGTTTAATCAAGTTATTTTAGCTTTGTTCTCGGGTGGTTTTGCAACCTTTTCTATTTTATACTGTGTGCAATCTATTCTACCTATTTTTTCTAAACAGTTTAATTTAACCCCTGCTGAAAGTAGCTTATCTTTGTCTGCTGCAACCGGTATGATGGCATTAGGAATGTTATTTACCGCTTCTTTGTCTGATGTAATAGGTAGAAAATTACTCATGTCTACTTGTTTATTTATTGCAGCAATGTTAACTATTATATGTTCTATGATGTCTAGTTGGACGGCTATTGTGTTGTGTCGTGCTTTAACAGGTTTAGCATTAAGCGGTGTTGTTGCGGTAGCTATGACATATATTAGTGAAGAAATACATCCTAATTCTTTATCCTTTTGTATGGGTTTGTATATTAGCGGTAATACTATAGGTGGTTTTACAGGAAGATTTTTAAGTAGTATTTTAGTCGAACAATTTTCTTGGAACATTGCGCTAGTAGTAGTTGGAATATTTTCATTCATTTCTTCTTGTTTTTTTTTGTATTTTCTGCCTTCCTCTAAAAATTTTTATTCTATTTCCATTAATTTTCAAAAATTTTTTAATCGTTTTTATTTAAATCTAAAAAATTGTCAATTGTTTATTCTTTTTGTTATTGGTTTTATCATTATGGGTAGTTTTGTAACCATTTTTAATTATATTGGATATCGTCTTATGTTAGAACCATTTTTTTTATGTCAATCCAATATTGGATTATTATCTAGTATTTATTTAACTGGAGTCTATAGTTCGCCTAAAGCAGGTATTTTAATCAAAAAATATTATCGAAAAAGCATTCTTATTATGTCATTAATATTAATGTTATTTGGTTTATCCATCACACAATACGATCAACTATGGATAATTATTGTCGGTTTGATAGTTTTCTCCAGTGGTTTTTTTGCATCTCATTCTATTGCTAGCAGTTGGATTGGTGCTCATACAAAAATTGCTAAAGCCCAAGCTACTTCTTTATATTTGTTTTTTTACTATTTAGGATCGAGCATATTTGGCACATTTGGTGGTGTATTTTGGATGTATTCAAAATGGTATGGGATTTCAATGTTTATAACAACAGTATTATTACTAGGAATACTGCTATCTTGTAGATTAAAAAACAATAATCTCACATAA
- the dapF gene encoding diaminopimelate epimerase gives MIAHFNNKKKVHFSKMHGLGNDFMVVNCINQNFLLSSSIIKTLSHRHTGIGFDQLLLVENANNHLIDFHYRIFNANGNEVEQCGNGARCFGLFLLIKGLTYKKKISVSTKKRNLFIEFLSNNMIKVNMDEPDFRLCSFTSCKKSLYDDCLTTLTIQHVICNVVSMGNPHCVIQVQNIKNAPVNKLGVKIEKDSLFPKGVNVGFMEIINKKHIKLRVYERDVGETYACGSGACAAVSIGIIKKLLHHTVQVDLLGGQLIIKWKGVGHALYMIGSATHVYDGYIYM, from the coding sequence ATGATTGCACATTTTAATAACAAAAAAAAAGTTCACTTTTCAAAAATGCACGGTTTAGGTAACGATTTTATGGTGGTTAATTGCATTAATCAAAATTTTCTTCTATCATCGTCTATAATAAAAACATTATCTCATCGACATACAGGAATCGGTTTTGATCAATTACTACTTGTAGAAAACGCAAATAATCATTTAATTGATTTTCACTATCGGATTTTTAATGCTAATGGCAACGAAGTCGAACAATGCGGCAATGGTGCACGATGTTTTGGTTTATTTTTATTAATAAAGGGCTTGACTTATAAAAAAAAAATTTCTGTTAGCACAAAAAAAAGAAATCTATTTATTGAATTTTTATCCAATAATATGATTAAAGTAAATATGGATGAACCAGATTTTAGATTGTGCAGTTTTACTTCTTGTAAAAAATCATTATATGATGATTGTTTAACAACATTAACCATACAACATGTTATTTGTAATGTAGTTTCTATGGGAAACCCACATTGCGTTATTCAAGTTCAAAATATTAAAAATGCTCCTGTAAATAAATTAGGTGTTAAAATAGAAAAAGATAGTTTATTTCCTAAAGGTGTTAATGTAGGATTTATGGAAATTATAAATAAGAAACATATTAAATTGCGAGTATATGAACGAGATGTAGGTGAAACCTATGCTTGTGGCAGTGGTGCTTGTGCAGCGGTATCTATAGGCATTATAAAAAAACTACTTCATCATACTGTACAAGTCGATTTATTAGGAGGTCAATTAATTATAAAATGGAAAGGTGTTGGACATGCTCTTTATATGATAGGCTCTGCAACACATGTTTATGATGGATATATATATATGTAA
- the cyaY gene encoding iron donor protein CyaY produces the protein MKKIDLNTKNNFYDLVDDLFAKIENNLNIYDDKIDIDYDIQDYVITITFSDKSVIIINKQEFLNQIWLATKFNAYHFNYEDDTWVCNRSKKNFWEIFEHSCSIQSNKKIIFFIK, from the coding sequence ATGAAAAAAATAGATTTAAATACAAAAAATAATTTTTATGATCTAGTTGACGATTTGTTTGCAAAAATTGAAAATAATTTAAATATATATGATGACAAAATTGACATAGATTATGATATACAAGATTATGTTATAACAATTACTTTTTCAGATAAAAGCGTAATTATTATCAACAAACAAGAATTTTTAAATCAAATTTGGCTCGCGACTAAATTTAATGCATATCATTTTAACTATGAAGATGATACATGGGTTTGTAACCGTAGCAAAAAAAACTTTTGGGAAATATTTGAACATTCTTGTTCTATTCAATCGAATAAAAAAATTATATTTTTTATAAAATAA
- the hemC gene encoding hydroxymethylbilane synthase — MQNQTLRIATRKSPLALQQTKYVQEKILSLYPNLNIKLVPIVTHGDNIINKSLSKIGGKGLFIKELEVALLENKADIAIHSMKDLPMNIAKDLCLVSICKRGNPLDTLVSNHYQSINQLPKGAVIGTSSLRRQCQLITYRPDLIISPLRGNVETRISKLDQGKYDGLILAAEGLNRLNLQNRITQIIPAELSLPSCGQGAIGIQSRKKDKKVILFLSQLNHTNTFIEINAERAFCRKLNAGCQIPIGSYAILRKNKLWLRGLVGSPNGETILKGERIGWYTTGEKMGYSLADELLKNGAKKILKSLFFKKSYYI, encoded by the coding sequence ATGCAAAATCAAACATTAAGAATTGCTACTAGAAAAAGTCCATTAGCATTACAACAAACTAAATATGTTCAAGAAAAAATATTATCTTTATATCCTAATTTAAATATAAAATTAGTGCCTATTGTCACGCATGGAGATAATATTATAAATAAATCTCTTTCTAAAATCGGTGGAAAAGGATTATTTATAAAAGAACTAGAAGTTGCATTGCTTGAAAATAAAGCAGATATTGCTATTCATTCGATGAAAGATCTTCCCATGAATATTGCAAAAGACTTGTGTTTAGTCAGTATATGTAAAAGAGGAAATCCGTTAGATACATTAGTCTCTAACCATTATCAATCAATCAATCAACTTCCTAAAGGAGCTGTCATTGGAACGTCTAGTTTACGAAGACAGTGTCAATTAATTACTTACAGACCTGATTTAATTATTTCTCCTTTAAGGGGTAATGTCGAAACTAGAATTTCAAAACTAGATCAAGGAAAATATGATGGTCTAATTTTAGCAGCTGAAGGTTTAAATAGACTAAATTTACAAAATCGAATTACTCAAATTATACCAGCAGAATTATCTCTTCCTTCGTGCGGTCAAGGCGCTATTGGCATTCAATCTAGAAAAAAAGATAAAAAAGTAATACTTTTTTTATCCCAACTAAATCATACCAATACATTCATAGAAATTAATGCGGAAAGAGCATTTTGCAGAAAACTAAATGCAGGATGTCAAATTCCCATAGGCAGTTACGCAATTTTAAGAAAAAATAAGTTATGGTTACGAGGATTAGTGGGTTCACCTAATGGTGAAACAATATTAAAAGGAGAAAGAATTGGTTGGTATACTACAGGGGAAAAGATGGGGTATTCTTTAGCTGATGAATTACTCAAAAACGGTGCCAAAAAAATTCTTAAGAGTTTATTTTTTAAAAAATCTTATTATATATGA